A window of Synechococcus sp. MEDNS5 contains these coding sequences:
- a CDS encoding DUF411 domain-containing protein yields the protein MLRRRWLRLVFVLVLAMMLASPLPLWADAEGPVITVVRSASCECCRQWERHLEAAGFRINDQINDSIDPNQAYCHTASVAGYGIDGHVPAASVQRLLAERPDIQGLAVPGMPIGSPGMEIEGVDPDPYVVVAISHDGTTRVLERY from the coding sequence ATGCTTCGGCGTCGCTGGTTGCGGCTGGTGTTCGTACTGGTGTTGGCGATGATGCTCGCCTCGCCGTTGCCGTTGTGGGCTGACGCCGAGGGCCCGGTGATCACCGTGGTCCGCTCAGCCAGTTGTGAGTGCTGCCGGCAATGGGAACGGCACCTCGAAGCAGCGGGCTTTCGCATCAACGATCAGATCAACGACAGCATCGACCCCAACCAGGCCTACTGCCACACCGCCAGCGTTGCGGGTTATGGGATCGACGGCCATGTTCCAGCGGCGTCGGTTCAGCGTCTGCTGGCTGAACGGCCTGATATTCAAGGCCTGGCGGTGCCGGGGATGCCGATCGGTTCTCCCGGGATGGAGATTGAGGGGGTCGACCCCGACCCCTATGTGGTGGTGGCCATCTCCCACGACGGCACCACCCGGGTGCTGGAGCGTTATTGA